A part of Eubacterium sp. AB3007 genomic DNA contains:
- a CDS encoding MBOAT family protein: protein MLFSSLSFLFVFLPCVLGIDHVLKDQYRNYFLFVASIIFYAWGEPKFVFVMLTSIAMNYLFGLSLECAKEALRRWILTIAVIMNLLILFIFKYLNFAASNLDKIFTDLVPQFDIVLPIGISFFTFQAMSYVIDVYRGQAKAQKNPFFLGLYIALFPQLIAGPIVRYTEIERQIYNRTITPDSFGDGVRRFLIGFSKKVLIANNIALIADWSYETIGSGSGSVICAWLGAISYALQIYFDFGGYSDMAIGLGKMLGFQFQENFIYPYSKGSMKGFWSENHISLCNWFRDYVYIPLGGSRGSTIKTIRNLFVVWAITGIWHGADWVFLFWGLIYFAILVFEKYTKIPDRFEGKAGKVIYRIFTLVMLVILNGVLFRDVGLNATLHYISSMFGTAGLPIFSTDVLFYLHEYGVFLAFAIVYSTSAFRYIKNRIVKNNQYLNIFSGISIVVYMVLFLVGISYLVLGSYNPFIYFNF, encoded by the coding sequence ATGCTTTTTTCTAGTTTATCGTTTCTATTTGTCTTTTTGCCCTGTGTGTTAGGCATTGATCATGTTTTGAAAGATCAGTATCGAAACTATTTCCTGTTTGTGGCGAGCATCATATTTTATGCTTGGGGAGAACCAAAGTTTGTATTTGTGATGCTTACATCTATTGCAATGAATTATCTGTTTGGGCTGAGCCTTGAATGCGCAAAGGAAGCTCTAAGGCGTTGGATATTGACCATAGCTGTGATCATGAATCTTTTAATTCTTTTTATTTTCAAGTATTTGAATTTTGCCGCAAGTAATCTTGACAAGATTTTCACAGATCTGGTTCCGCAGTTTGATATCGTTCTTCCAATTGGTATCTCATTTTTTACTTTTCAGGCCATGTCATATGTAATCGATGTATATCGTGGACAAGCGAAAGCCCAAAAAAACCCATTCTTTCTAGGTTTATATATAGCATTATTCCCTCAATTAATTGCAGGCCCGATCGTACGTTATACTGAAATAGAAAGACAGATTTATAATCGAACGATTACCCCGGATTCTTTCGGAGATGGTGTTCGGAGATTTCTCATTGGGTTTTCTAAAAAAGTACTCATAGCCAATAATATTGCGCTCATAGCAGATTGGAGTTATGAGACTATCGGAAGTGGCTCCGGATCAGTGATTTGCGCTTGGTTAGGTGCTATATCCTATGCCCTTCAAATATACTTTGATTTTGGAGGGTATTCTGATATGGCGATCGGCCTTGGAAAAATGTTGGGATTTCAGTTCCAAGAGAATTTTATTTATCCATATAGCAAAGGTTCTATGAAGGGATTTTGGTCTGAAAACCACATATCCCTCTGTAATTGGTTTAGAGATTATGTATACATTCCTTTAGGTGGATCCAGAGGATCCACAATTAAAACCATACGTAATTTATTCGTGGTGTGGGCGATTACCGGAATCTGGCATGGTGCTGATTGGGTTTTCCTTTTTTGGGGACTAATTTATTTCGCTATTTTGGTTTTCGAGAAGTATACAAAAATCCCCGATCGGTTTGAAGGCAAGGCAGGAAAAGTGATATATCGTATATTCACTTTAGTAATGCTGGTGATCCTGAATGGAGTGCTCTTCCGTGATGTAGGATTAAATGCAACGCTTCATTATATCAGTTCGATGTTCGGTACAGCCGGTTTACCAATATTCTCAACGGATGTGTTGTTTTATCTACATGAATATGGTGTTTTTCTGGCATTTGCCATCGTATATTCTACTTCTGCGTTCCGATATATAAAGAATCGGATTGTGAAGAATAACCAGTACTTGAATATCTTTAGTGGCATTTCTATAGTAGTATATATGGTTTTATTTCTGGTTGGTATTTCTTATCTCGTATTAGGCAGTTACAACCCGTTTATATATTTTAACTTTTGA
- a CDS encoding CDP-glycerol glycerophosphotransferase family protein codes for MRDDFKISVITPVFCAEEYLNNAIDSVIEQTLGFEDNIQLILVNDGSTDRSGDICKEYQKRYPNNIVYIEKENGGVSSARNMGIKYIKGTYTIFFDSDDIWDRHAFSRIYKFFHNNHESIDVCSCRMEYIGDFEGRKHPLDYKFSKGSRVVNLETEPTYTSVSIGNSVFKSSAILGSFFDENVNYGEDSLYINCLLLEKMNIGVIANAIFYYRKNFSSNQLSRSIVYQDAWYFDVFDSYYNQLISYAEKEYGNVPEMIQEVLFYDIKWRSYNRTVMKRFSESDKVRHIACLQEVLRKIDDNVILGARNLSQYRKLYYLNLKHDGQVIESADLTSGKFYLHDKKILSLKAGDILSINTISMQGKDLVIEGLSRLSCLKQEYRFFVRDNSGIEYPVSIHLFEKFEMKGLVGETIIKGEVYNVRVPLKRGLKISFLVDVCGVTIRLKPRCDQQTELSRGLEGSFCIKGDYIIKYIKGRLCIYDYSRKTHIASEIRIIKTILKKKGLHKGSKELRTRMLRRKLLEAKVEARVAFISARSEDKLLGNMQKVYDRLDLPKVIFAKTRLGAYPEYVDQARKLAATSKMVITDDYLSVLWDKKPTQIYIQLWHATGTGKQFGLDNTKMLPGREALYHKNYDLVTVSSERARDVFAQAFGISREKVEAIGVARTDDFFDDSYKTKVVEKVHKVHPELKNKQVILYTPTFRDIPGLGRTRFSPKLDFAHLSQELLPNQVFVLCPHPVMTEPILNGSYDNVLELRDVPTNDMMFVSDLMISDYSSTMFEYALLRKPMAFFCYDYGDYDRDFYLDFDHELPGPIITTEDALIDFIRQGEYPLGSDYDKFCADYIGACDGHSTDRIIRRIKELYGKV; via the coding sequence ATGAGGGATGATTTTAAGATTTCTGTTATCACGCCTGTTTTTTGTGCCGAAGAATATTTAAACAATGCAATTGACAGTGTGATTGAACAGACGCTAGGATTCGAAGATAACATACAACTGATATTGGTGAACGATGGAAGCACGGACAGAAGTGGAGATATCTGCAAAGAATATCAGAAACGCTATCCAAACAATATTGTATATATAGAAAAAGAAAATGGTGGAGTCTCCAGTGCTCGAAACATGGGCATTAAATATATCAAAGGTACATACACAATCTTTTTTGACAGCGATGATATTTGGGATAGACATGCCTTCTCCAGAATTTATAAATTCTTTCACAATAATCACGAGTCTATTGACGTGTGCTCCTGTAGAATGGAGTATATTGGAGATTTTGAAGGTCGAAAGCATCCTTTGGATTACAAATTCAGTAAGGGGAGTAGGGTTGTTAATCTAGAGACGGAACCTACTTATACCTCGGTATCGATCGGTAATTCGGTATTTAAAAGCTCCGCTATTTTAGGCAGCTTCTTCGATGAAAATGTGAACTATGGCGAAGATTCCTTATATATTAATTGTCTTCTTTTGGAGAAAATGAATATCGGCGTCATTGCAAACGCTATATTCTATTACAGAAAGAACTTCTCAAGCAATCAATTGTCCCGGTCCATCGTCTATCAGGATGCCTGGTATTTTGATGTGTTTGACTCATACTATAATCAGTTGATTAGTTATGCTGAAAAAGAATATGGAAATGTGCCAGAGATGATCCAGGAAGTCTTGTTCTACGATATTAAGTGGCGCAGTTATAACCGGACGGTTATGAAACGGTTTTCCGAAAGCGATAAGGTTCGTCATATCGCTTGTCTGCAAGAGGTGCTGCGTAAAATCGATGACAATGTCATCTTAGGCGCAAGGAACCTCTCTCAATATAGGAAACTATATTACCTTAACCTTAAACATGACGGGCAAGTCATTGAATCTGCGGATTTAACTTCCGGGAAGTTCTATTTGCACGATAAGAAAATCCTTTCACTGAAGGCCGGAGATATCTTATCGATCAACACAATATCTATGCAAGGGAAAGATCTTGTTATAGAAGGCCTCAGCCGGCTTAGTTGCCTTAAACAAGAATATCGTTTTTTTGTTAGAGACAATTCCGGTATAGAGTACCCGGTAAGCATTCATTTATTTGAAAAGTTCGAAATGAAAGGTTTGGTAGGGGAAACAATCATTAAAGGGGAAGTGTACAATGTCAGAGTACCTTTAAAAAGAGGTTTGAAGATTTCGTTTCTTGTTGATGTTTGCGGGGTGACGATCAGGCTAAAACCACGATGCGATCAGCAGACAGAATTATCAAGAGGGTTAGAAGGATCCTTCTGTATCAAGGGTGATTATATTATCAAGTATATCAAGGGACGGTTATGCATATATGATTATTCCAGAAAAACGCACATAGCATCGGAAATACGGATCATTAAAACAATCTTAAAGAAGAAGGGGCTTCATAAGGGGAGCAAAGAGCTTCGTACACGTATGCTTCGTAGGAAGTTACTGGAAGCGAAGGTTGAAGCCAGAGTGGCTTTTATTTCTGCAAGATCGGAAGACAAACTCCTCGGGAATATGCAGAAGGTTTATGACCGATTGGATTTGCCTAAAGTCATTTTCGCAAAGACAAGATTAGGCGCATACCCGGAGTATGTTGACCAAGCTCGTAAATTGGCCGCTACAAGCAAGATGGTTATTACCGACGATTATCTGAGTGTACTATGGGACAAGAAGCCGACTCAAATTTACATCCAGCTCTGGCATGCAACGGGGACCGGGAAACAATTCGGCCTAGATAACACGAAGATGTTACCCGGAAGAGAAGCTCTATATCATAAAAACTATGATCTTGTTACAGTGAGTTCGGAGCGCGCTCGTGATGTTTTTGCGCAGGCGTTTGGCATATCACGCGAAAAAGTCGAGGCAATCGGCGTAGCCAGAACAGATGACTTTTTTGACGACAGTTATAAAACGAAAGTGGTGGAGAAAGTACACAAAGTTCATCCAGAACTTAAAAACAAGCAGGTGATTCTGTATACGCCGACCTTTAGAGATATTCCTGGACTCGGGAGAACTAGATTTTCCCCAAAACTAGATTTCGCACACTTATCGCAGGAGCTCTTGCCTAATCAGGTGTTCGTACTATGCCCTCATCCTGTCATGACGGAGCCTATACTAAATGGGAGCTATGATAATGTGTTGGAGCTCAGAGATGTCCCAACTAATGACATGATGTTCGTGTCAGATCTGATGATTTCTGATTATTCATCAACCATGTTTGAGTATGCGTTATTGAGAAAGCCGATGGCATTCTTCTGTTATGATTACGGTGATTATGATCGCGATTTTTATCTAGATTTTGACCATGAACTACCAGGTCCAATCATCACGACCGAGGATGCGTTGATAGATTTCATACGACAAGGAGAGTATCCACTCGGTTCTGATTATGACAAGTTCTGTGCAGATTATATAGGGGCCTGCGATGGTCACAGTACAGATAGGATTATCCGTAGGATAAAAGAACTATACGGTAAGGTATAG
- a CDS encoding zinc-binding dehydrogenase, translating to MLNTIYRLVSPRQFEAAFTDVDLRSDDVLVRPTHLSICNADQRYYQGTRSAKVLKQKLPMALIHEGIGDVVFDPRGDFSAGQSVVMVPNTPFEEDEIIAENYLRSSKFRASGFDGFMQDLVAIRRDRLVSISDGICKEVAAFTEFVSVAWHAINRFDRKAHTRRETVGFWGDGNLAFVTSLLFKKRFPETDIYIFGIDDNKMKDFLFAEKTFDVAEIPDDLRVDHAFECIGGPASGTGINQIIDYIHPEGTISILGVSEEFVPINTRMVLEKGLTIFGSSRSGVKDFQDVVLFFEENPEVVDYLKNIVDQTIVVHSIKDMNYAFDEDIRKAGGKTVMAWEK from the coding sequence GTGCTAAATACGATATATAGACTGGTTTCGCCCAGACAATTTGAGGCTGCATTTACAGATGTAGACCTCAGGAGCGACGATGTTCTGGTCAGACCGACCCATCTCTCGATTTGCAATGCGGATCAGCGTTATTATCAAGGGACGCGCTCTGCAAAGGTACTGAAACAAAAACTTCCAATGGCATTGATACATGAAGGCATTGGAGATGTGGTATTCGATCCGAGGGGGGATTTTTCGGCTGGACAGTCTGTCGTCATGGTACCGAACACCCCCTTTGAAGAAGATGAAATCATCGCGGAGAATTATCTCCGCAGCAGCAAATTTCGCGCCAGTGGCTTCGATGGATTCATGCAGGATCTGGTAGCCATCAGGAGAGATCGCCTTGTTAGTATTTCAGACGGAATATGTAAGGAAGTCGCGGCATTTACAGAATTTGTTTCTGTTGCTTGGCATGCGATCAATCGATTTGATCGTAAGGCGCATACCCGCAGAGAGACAGTTGGCTTTTGGGGGGATGGAAACCTTGCCTTTGTGACCTCTTTATTGTTTAAGAAGCGCTTTCCGGAGACTGATATATATATTTTTGGGATCGATGATAACAAGATGAAGGATTTCCTGTTTGCAGAGAAGACTTTCGATGTTGCAGAGATCCCAGATGACTTGAGGGTGGATCATGCATTTGAATGCATCGGCGGGCCCGCATCAGGGACAGGTATCAACCAGATCATCGATTATATCCATCCAGAGGGAACAATCTCTATATTGGGCGTCTCGGAGGAGTTCGTTCCCATCAATACGAGAATGGTGTTAGAGAAAGGCCTCACCATCTTCGGCTCGAGCCGGAGCGGGGTGAAGGATTTTCAGGACGTTGTGTTGTTTTTCGAGGAAAATCCTGAAGTTGTGGACTACCTTAAGAATATCGTAGATCAGACGATAGTAGTACACTCCATAAAGGACATGAACTATGCCTTCGATGAGGACATCCGGAAAGCAGGCGGAAAGACTGTAATGGCCTGGGAAAAATAA